A region of Salvia splendens isolate huo1 chromosome 17, SspV2, whole genome shotgun sequence DNA encodes the following proteins:
- the LOC121775228 gene encoding 28 kDa heat- and acid-stable phosphoprotein-like, producing the protein MGRGKFKGKPTGRRQFSTPEEMIAGSSARPRTFRKEVADIVEDETSDVESEEESDSEPEKVKGAEGVIQIENPNMVKPKNMKARDADLEKTTELSRREREEIEKQKAHERYMKLQEQGKTDQAKKDLERLALIRQQRADAAKKREEEKAAKEQKKVEGRK; encoded by the exons ATGGGTAGAGGGAAGTTCAAGGGCAAGCCGACTGGCCGCCGCCAGTTTTCCACCCCCGAAGAGATGA TTGCTGGTAGCTCTGCTCGTCCTCGCACTTTCAGAAAG GAAGTAGCTGATATTGTGGAGGATGAGACGTCTGATGTAGAGTCGGAAGAGGAATCTGATAGTGAACCTGAA AAAGTGAAAGGTGCCGAGGGGGTCATTCAGATTGAGAATCCCAACATGGTGAAGCCAAAGAACATGAAAGCACGCGATGCTGAT TTGGAGAAAACAACAGAGCTTTCAAGGCGTGAAAG GGAGGAGATTGAGAAACAGAAAGCTCACGAAAGATATATGAAGCTGCAAGAACAAGGGAAGACCGATCAAGCAAAGAAGGATTTGG AACGTTTGGCTCTTATACGACAGCAAAGAGCAGATGCTGCTAAAAAACGTGAAGAGGAGAAAGCTG CCAAAGAACAAAAGAAGGTTGAAGGACGCAAATAA
- the LOC121775170 gene encoding transcription factor VOZ1-like — MGKGSKSGASHQLFKDKAKNRVDDLQGVFSDLQSARKESRSVDVAMLEEQVSQILREWKSELSESSPASSLQQGGSLGISTDIYRLLQLCEEEDDATSVLAAPKPDPDAQKAVDQYTSQENFDVPNGPEEQGFQLEEQCKNTAVGVNMEMNNMNVPSQLEYHSFDFHQDFEQQYIIGFDGTGFTGEGVMPQIPGYLPNISPPPSAFLGPKCALWDCTRPALGLEWCQKSDDYCSIYHAGLAPSEGYPGSPPVVRPRGIGLKDNLLFAALGSKAQGKDVGIPECEGAATAKSPWNAPELFDLTVLDGETIREWLFFDKPRRAFESGNRKQRSLPDYNGRGWHESRKQVINEFGGLKKSYYMDPQPMENFEWHLYEYEINKYNAFALYRLEVKRADAKKSPKGKLGNDSLADLQKQMGRLSAEVPNEKQRVVKGRGKGTAKEGSARIHSGSNSLAATPGAGIDYLVEDINGYYIHDDGSGKKE; from the exons ATGGGGAAGGGTTCCAAGAGCGGTGCATCACACCAGCTCTTCAAGGACAAGGCGAAGAATCGGGTGGATGATCTGCAGGGGGTCTTTAGTGATCTCCAATCAGCTAGGAAGGAGAGCCGTTCGGTTGATGTGGCCATGCTTGAAGAGCAAGTTAGCCAGATACTTCGTGAGTGGAAATCCGAGCTTAGTGAGTCATCCCCAGCTTCTTCTCTCCAGCAG GGGGGAAGCCTGGGTATTTCAACGGATATTTACCGGCTGCTGCAGCTTTGTGAGGAGGAAGATGATGCTACCAGTGTGTTAGCTGCACCGAAACCGGATCCTGATGCACAGAAGGCTGTGGATCAATATACTTCTCAAGAG AATTTTGATGTCCCCAATGGCCCTGAAGAACAAGGCTTCCAGTTGGAGGAGCAATGCAAAAATACTGCCGTGGGAGTTAACATGGAAATGAATAATATGAATGTTCCTTCACAGCTAGAATATCATTCATTTGATTTTCACCAGGATTTCGAACAACAGTATATAATAGGCTTTGATGGCACCGGGTTCACCGGGGAGGGTGTTATGCCTCAGATTCCTGGGTATCTGCCAAATATCAGCCCCCCACCTTCTGCTTTCTTAGGGCCAAAGTGTGCCCTTTGGGATTGCACCAGACCAGCATTGGGGTTAGAATGGTGTCAAAAGTCTGATGACTATTGCAGTATCTATCATGCTGGGCTTGCACCTAGTGAAGGCTATCCTGGTAGTCCTCCTGTTGTACGACCGAGAGGCATTGGCTTAAAGGACAATCTACTTTTTGCTGCTCTTGGTTCAAAGGCACAAGGAAAAGATGTAGGTATTCCTGAATGTGAGGGTGCTGCTACAGCAAAATCACCTTGGAATGCACCTG AGCTCTTTGATCTCACTGTCCTGGATGGCGAAACAATCAGGGAGTGGCTGTTTTTTGATAAGCCGCGCAGAGCCTTTGAGAGTGGTAACAGGAAGCAACGGTCACTTCCAGATTACAATGGGAGGGGTTGGCATGAGTCCCGGAAACAAGTGATCAATGAATTTGGAGGGTTGAAGAAATCGTACTACATGGATCCTCAGCCGATGGAGAATTTTGAGTGGCACCTTTATGAATATGAGATCAACAAGTATAACGCGTTTGCGTTATACAGACTGGAAGTCAAGCGTGCTGATGCCAAGAAGAGTCCGAAAGGGAAGTTGGGCAACGATTCTCTTGCTGATCTGCAAAAGCAGATGGGAAGGCTGAGTGCTGAGGTCCCAAATGAGAAGCAACGTGTTGTCAAAGGAAGGGGGAAGGGCACTGCAAAGGAGGGAAGTGCAAGAATTCACTCTGGTTCGAACTCGTTGGCGGCTACACCAGGTGCAGGGATTGATTATCTTGTGGAAGATATCAATGGGTACTACATACATGATGATGGTTCTGGGAAAAAAGAATAG
- the LOC121775357 gene encoding uncharacterized protein LOC121775357, whose translation MNTVEELQRSPPVLTGGNAQELVLGSARRPPLGNHRDVGGQSQQPTRGEPSVSGRPWPETSGVDPITKGFDRIMARFDQLEVRVDNLELPHNRDVDPADDGWDSEDREYAEYRDFDGVQRAANPRQRFLGRRDMRGARGGRRGGFGGRDEPWRRGHWQPDGGYDTRMVPYQPRRLSSWDPPAARQRGGRDHRRLASCWDPPTVRDRAQYSYGSDAHHGVKMRAPHFDGSDTTNWISRVEYYFDHIMMPEEDRLHYAVMLFDSPAAEWIFNYRNNNQYVTWPEFLEDVRHRFDPQSFRNYIGPLAKLVQTGSVAEYHDTFEKYLNRVEGVPDYILIPVFIEGLKMPIQEKVELQQPQTLAEAIALALRLAANQDHRYQQASASSQKRQWPPKDSRQQNFPAPPPSGPAHGAKPNQPAPELERPRVTPIRVSNAEKSERSRKGLCWHCPEKYTPGHVCTTRLLCYVGDPEWEESGQTPDVLSPDEELITEDISHLHSLTGGNRSVPFQVVGEIGVTKVRILIDTGSTHNFLHSRFAETLRLQLYRIRPFRVYVGNGASIICSHISRRTKLSIQGTEFLPDLHILDVHGWDVILGMDWLESLGRISADFVGKTLEFRRDGHPVTIQGRRPGPQAISLHSLSLLASSSTSHEFYEIVALPADEEAAPGAAAELDFPADLPEACQRILGAHKGVFDVPCRIPPPRAFDHRIHLLPGSKPVNVRPYRYPYFQKTEIERQVKEMLLQGIIQRSQSPFSSPVLLIRKKDGTFRFCIDYRALNLATVPDHFPIPTADELFDELGRAKFFTKLDLRSGYHQIRMHESDIFKTAFRTHDGHFEFLVMPFGLTNAPSTFQAAMNTIFQPLLRRHVIVFFDDILVYSPTLEAHCEHLSEVLSLLGANQFYVKLSKCSFCCTSVEYLGHLIADGTLKADPRKIEAMTAWPVPRNVKQLRGFLGLTGYYRRFVAHYAVIAGPLTDLLKKESFVWTPAATTAFEALKLAMSSTPVLRLPDFNKTFYVETDASDTGIGAVLIQEGHPIAYFSRKLGPRRRVASTYHKELYAIVEAVQKWRQYLLGREFVIRSDQKSLKELLQQVVQTPDQQLYVRKLMGFTFRIEYKKGALNRAADALSRREDTALPGETEPAPEIDQAAQGADATCLTAVAHPIPSLLDTLRQETESRSDLVELAARIRSGDAPPQFSLADGLVYFNRRIMVSQLSNVKRLLLEEHHNTPMAGHPGHERTFRLLAAGFYWPKMRKDVRTFVDACAICQATKYSTQKPAGLLQPLPVPTQVWDDVSMDFITGLPQSRGYTTIMVVIDRLSKYAHFAALPTRFDALRVAHLFVNTVVRHHGFPKTLVSDRDSVFLNAVWEEILRLSGTKLNFTTAYHPQSDGQTEIRNKGLEQYLRAFTADKPSTWSNFLPWAELALNCFHHAGLGTSPFRALYGREPPLLVASVPSAKTPPSVAELIKERGELLVQLRDNLSRAQQRMTATANRHRRHVEFDVGDFVWLKLQPYRQHSVARPISAKLARRFYGPFEIVQRIGPVAYKLRLPEGSRVHDVFHVSLLRAFVKDDPVTTLPELFVGNRPVVQPVAILDSKILWHKGAAMEHVLVRWSDGSDSPSWEPLAEIRQRFPTLSLEDKEVSKTGGVVTSATDPQRAGDTTTTSSAVPGSEDETREGEVDVGVPERQAVNVDTVRKLRPRKEIRQPERYHDFVTK comes from the coding sequence ATGAATACGGTAGAGGAATTACAGCGATCTCCGCCGGTGTTGACTGGGGGGAACGCGCAAGAATTGGTTCTCGGATCGGCACGTCGCCCTCCGCTAGGGAACCACCGCGATGTAGGGGGGCAATCCCAGCAGCCGACCAGGGGTGAACCGTCGGTCTCGGGGCGCCCATGGCCGGAGACGAGTGGGGTCGACCCGATCACCAAGGGTTTTGATCGGATTATGGCCCGTTTTGATCAGTTGGAGGTACGGGTGGATAACTTGGAGTTGCCGCACAACCGGGATGTGGATCCCGCGGATGATGGTTGGGATTCGGAGGATCGCGAGTATGCGGAATATAGGGACTTCGACGGGGTACAACGGGCCGCGAACCCTCGCCAACGTTTCCTAGGGCGCCGCGACATGAGAGGCGCGAGAGGCGGCCGCCGCGGTGGCTTTGGGGGCCGCGACGAGCCTTGGAGAAGGGGTCACTGGCAGCCGGATGGTGGGTACGATACCAGAATGGTGCCGTATCAGCCTCGCCGCCTTTCGAGTTGGGACCCGCCAGCGGCAAGGCAGCGGGGAGGGCGTGATCACCGCCGCCTCGCATCGTGCTGGGACCCGCCAACCGTAAGGGATAGGGCCCAATACTCATATGGGTCGGACGCGCATCACGGGGTCAAAATGCGGGCCCCCCACTTCGACGGGTCAGACACGACGAACTGGATTTCACGGGTGGAGTACTACTTTGATCATATTATGATGCCGGAGGAAGACCGTTTACACTATGCGGTAATGCTCTTTGATTCCCCGGCCGCAGAATGGATATTTAATTACCGAAATAACAACCAATACGTCACGTGGCCTGAGTTTCTGGAGGATGTGCGACACAGATTTGATCCGCAGAGCTTCAGAAATTATATCGGTCCTCTAGCCAAATTGGTTCAGACGGGGTCTGTGGCGGAGTATCATGACACGTTCGAGAAGTATCTAAATCGGGTTGAAGGTGTACCGGACTACATATTAATCCCGGTATTCATCGAAGGCCTTAAAATGCCTATTCAGGAGAAGGTGGAGCTGCAACAGCCGCAGACATTGGCCGAAGCTATAGCATTGGCCTTACGGCTAGCGGCCAACCAAGACCATCGGTACCAGCAAGCTTCGGCGTCGTCGCAAAAGCGACAGTGGCCCCCGAAGGACAGCCGCCAGCAGAACTTTCCTGCTCCGCCGCCGAGCGGCCCTGCCCACGGAGCGAAGCCGAACCAGCCAGCCCCAGAGCTGGAACGCCCTCGCGTAACGCCGATTCGAGTGTCCAATGCCGAGAAATCGGAACGCTCGCGGAAGGGCCTTTGCTGGCATTGCCCCGAGAAATACACGCCGGGCCACGTGTGTACAACGAGGTTGTTATGTTATGTGGGGGATCCCGAGTGGGAGGAATCGGGCCAGACCCCGGATGTTCTATCTCCCGACGAGGAGTTGATTACGGAGGATATTTCTCACCTCCACTCGCTTACGGGAGGAAATCGCTCGGTACCTTTTCAGGTGGTAGGGGAAATAGGGGTCACCAAGGTGCGAATTTTGATTGATACAGGCAGTACACACAATTTCCTCCATTCCCGGTTCGCGGAGACATTACGGTTGCAGTTATACCGCATTCGACCCTTCCGGGTGTACGTCGGGAATGGGGCATCGATCATATGCTCCCACATTTCGAGGCGGACTAAACTTTCGATACAAGGAACAGAGTTTTTGCCAGATTTGCACATCCTCGATGTGCACGGATGGGATGTGATACTCGGCATGGACTGGCTGGAGTCTTTAGGCCGGATCTCGGCAGATTTCGTGGGGAAAACGTTGGAGTTTCGGAGGGATGGCCATCCGGTGACGATACAGGGAAGGCGGCCGGGCCCTCAGGCCATTTCGCTGCACTCGCTCTCCTTACTGGCGTCGTCCTCGACATCTCACGAGTTTTATGAGATCGTCGCACTGCCAGCGGACGAAGAGGCAGCGCCTGGCGCAGCCGCTGAGCTGGACTTCCCGGCAGACCTGCCGGAGGCATGCCAACGGATCCTCGGGGCTCACAAAGGGGTGTTTGATGTGCCATGCAGAATCCCCCCACCGCGGGCGTTCGATCACAGGATTCATTTACTCCCGGGCTCGAAACCGGTCAATGTCAGGCCATACCGCTACCCATACTTTCAGAAAACCGAGATTGAACGACAGGTTAAGGAGATGTTGTTGCAGGGCATAATTCAACGAAGTCAAAGTCCTTTCTCATCCCCGGTCCTACTGATTCGAAAAAAGGACGGGACTTTTCGTTtctgcatcgactatcgtgccTTGAATTTAGCAACGGTGCCGGATCACTTCCCCATCCCCACGGCGGATGAGCTGTTCGATGAATTGGGTAGGGCGAAGTTTTTCACAAAACTCGACTTGCGCTCCGGGTACCATCAAATCAGGATGCACGAATCAGATATTTTTAAGACGGCTTTCCGCACACATGACGGGCATTTCGAATTTTTGGTGATGCCTTTTGGCCTGACCAACGCCCCATCCACCTTTCAAGCAGCGATGAACACTATTTTCCAGCCCCTCCTGCGCCGGCACGTCATCGTTTTTTTCGATGACATCTTGGTGTACAGCCCGACGTTGGAGGCACACTGCGAGCATTTATCAGAGGTACTATCGCTCCTGGGCGCCAACCAATTTTATGTAAAGCTTTCCAAATGTTCATTTTGCTGCACCAGTGTTGAGTATTTGGGCCACTTAATTGCAGATGGCACGTTGAAGGCAGATCCCCGCAAAATAGAAGCAATGACGGCGTGGCCCGTACCGCGAAATGTTAAGCAACTTCGCGGGTTTTTGGGCCTGACAGGCTATTACAGACGATTTGTCGCCCACTACGCAGTCATCGCGGGCCCGTTAACGGACCTACTAAAAAAGGAGTCGTTTGTCTGGACCCCGGCCGCGACCACCGCGTTTGAGGCATTGAAATTAGCTATGTCGTCGACCCCAGTGCTGCGCCTACCAGatttcaacaaaacattctatGTGGAAACGGATGCTTCGGACACCGGGATAGGAGCGGTATTGATTCAGGAGGGCCATCCCATTGCCTACTTTAGTCGCAAGCTCGGTCCGCGCCGTAGGGTCGCCTCAACTTACCACAAGGAGCTATACGCCATCGTTGAGGCAGTCCAGAAATGGCGTCAGTACCTGTTGGGCCGGGAATTTGTCATCCGTAGCGACCAAAAGAGTTTGAAGGAGTTGCTGCAGCAGGTTGTTCAAACCCCAGACCAGCAGCTTTATGTCCGGAAGTTGATGGGTTTCACCTTCCGCATTGAGTATAAGAAGGGAGCATTGAATCGGGCTGCGGATGCTCTGTCGAGAAGGGAGGACACGGCCTTGCCGGGGGAGACGGAGCCAGCTCCAGAGATCGACCAGGCAGCACAAGGGGCCGACGCCACCTGTCTTACGGCTGTGGCGCACCCGATCCCGAGCCTGCTGGACACCTTGCGCCAGGAGACAGAGTCGCGGTCGGACCTGGTGGAGCTCGCGGCCCGTATACGATCAGGGGACGCACCCCCTCAGTTTAGCCTGGCGGACGGCCTAGTTTACTTCAATAGGCGGATAATGGTGAGTCAGTTGTCCAACGTGAAGAGATTATTGTTGGAGGAACATCATAATACTCCAATGGCGGGCCATCCGGGCCACGAGCGAACGTTTCGCTTGTTAGCAGCAGGGTTTTATTGGCCTAAGATGAGGAAGGACGTACGGACCTTCGTTGACGCGTGTGCAATATGCCAAGCCACCAAGTATTCGACGCAGAAACCGGCGGGCCTTCTGCAGCCCTTGCCGGTACCGACGCAGGTCTGGGACGACGTATCTATGGACTTTATCACGGGCCTACCTCAGTCCCGCGGGTACACCACTATTATGGTGGTGATCGATAGACTCTCGAAGTATGCCCACTTCGCGGCGCTGCCGACTCGTTTCGACGCCTTGCGGGTGGCCCACCTTTTCGTTAATACAGTGGTCCGTCATCACGGGTTTCCTAAGACTTTGGTGTCGGACAGGGACTCTGTGTTCCTCAACGCGGTATGGGAGGAAATACTTCGTTTAAGTGGGACCAAACTGAACTTCACGACGGCATATCATCCGCAATCCGACGGCCAAACTGAGATACGCAACAAGGGGCTAGAGCAGTACTTACGAGCCTTCACAGCAGACAAGCCATCGACTTGGTCGAATTTTTTGCCGTGGGCCGAATTGGCATTAAATTGCTTCCACCATGCGGGCTTAGGCACTTCCCCCTTTAGAGCGCTGTATGGTCGGGAGCCTCCGTTGTTGGTAGCCTCGGTCCCATCAGCCAAAACGCCCCCTAGCGTTGCGGAACTCATCAAGGAGAGGGGGGAACTGCTCGTCCAACTACGCGACAATCTGTCCAGGGCGCAGCAACGGATGACGGCGACGGCGAACCGGCATCGCCGTCATGTGGAATTCGATGTTGGGGATTTTGTGTGGCTGAAATTACAGCCGTATAGGCAACATTCTGTAGCGAGGCCCATTTCGGCAAAGCTAGCTAGGCGTTTCTATGGCCCTTTCGAAATAGTTCAGAGGATCGGTCCAGTGGCATATAAATTGCGGTTGCCAGAGGGGAGTCGGGTTCATGATGTATTCCACGTCAGCCTTTTGCGCGCCTTCGTAAAGGACGATCCGGTCACCACTCTGCCGGAGTTGTTCGTGGGGAATAGACCCGTAGTCCAGCCCGTGGCCATTCTAGACTCGAAGATATTATGGCACAAAGGAGCGGCAATGGAGCATGTCTTAGTGCGGTGGTCCGACGGGTCCGATTCGCCCTCGTGGGAGCCATTGGCGGAGATACGTCAGCGGTTTCCTACCCTCtcccttgaggacaaggaagtCTCTAAGACCgggggagttgttacgagcGCCACTGACCCACAGAGGGCGGGGGATACGACAACAACATCCTCGGCTGTGCCGGGGAGTGAGGACGAAACAAGGGAAGGAGAGGTCGACGTCGGAGTGCCGGAGAGGCAAGCCGTGAACGTTGACACAGTGAGGAAGTTGAGGCCGAGGAAGGAGATCAGGCAGCCGGAGCGCTACCACGACTTCGTCACCAAGTAG
- the LOC121775227 gene encoding uncharacterized protein LOC121775227 isoform X2: protein MQILQRWRSLLILSNTFTQSTRLAAAATHLASFHSAGVTRDEDQSKTYIRYTVRQKRPNTTKKDLKSILYNGGCSTSRYQVAGDYADRLNKKSRIKAAHHSKRAAQRKLKRKHQRENTFDDCDDDPAKAFFAAFGRDGSSWNFRCREQRSEWTEYSNQSNSRFSEHAAKSVTYADRKILGLPETGPLKIEDVKTAFRSSALKWHPDRHQPSSRAAAQEQFKHCVDAYKSLCASVSSR from the exons ATGCAAATTTTACAGAGATGGCGAAGCCTGTTGATTCTCAGCAACACCTTTACTCAATCGACGAGATTAGCTGCGGCAGCAACACATTTGGCTTCATTTCATTCCGCT GGTGTAACAAGAGATGAAGACCAATCAAAG ACTTATATAAGATATACAGTACGGCAGAAACGGCCCAACACAACTAAGAAAGATCTTAAAAGTATTCTCTATAATGGGGGGTGCTCAACATCAAGATACCAG GTAGCGGGAGACTATGCAGATCGATTAAACAAGAAATCTCGAATAAAGGCTGCTCATCATTCTAAGAGAGCTGCTCAAAGAAAGTTGAAAC GGAAGCATCAGAGAGAAAACACGTTCGATGATTGTGATGACGACCCTGCAAAAGCATTTTTTGCTGCTTTCGGAAGAGACGGCTCAAGCTGGAACTTCAGATGCCGGGAGCAGAGATCCGAGTGGACAGAATACTCCAACCAGAGTAACAGTAGATTCAGCGAACATGCAGCTAAAAGCGTGACATACGCTGATCGGAAAATCCTTGGTTTGCCAGAAACTGGTCCTCTGAAAATCGAAGATGTCAAAACTGC ATTTCGGTCGTCTGCTTTGAAGTGGCATCCCGACAGGCATCAACCGTCTTCACGA GCCGCTGCTCAAGAACAGTTTAAGCACTGTGTCGATGCATATAAATCACTATGCGCGAGTGTCTCATCGCGCTAG
- the LOC121775227 gene encoding uncharacterized protein LOC121775227 isoform X1, producing the protein MQILQRWRSLLILSNTFTQSTRLAAAATHLASFHSAGVTRDEDQSKTYIRYTVRQKRPNTTKKDLKSILYNGGCSTSRYQVAGDYADRLNKKSRIKAAHHSKRAAQRKLKRKHQRENTFDDCDDDPAKAFFAAFGRDGSSWNFRCREQRSEWTEYSNQSNSRFSEHAAKSVTYADRKILGLPETGPLKIEDVKTAFRSSALKWHPDRHQPSSRVTKFSSPVRFTFAISSVYVLLLDDDKDS; encoded by the exons ATGCAAATTTTACAGAGATGGCGAAGCCTGTTGATTCTCAGCAACACCTTTACTCAATCGACGAGATTAGCTGCGGCAGCAACACATTTGGCTTCATTTCATTCCGCT GGTGTAACAAGAGATGAAGACCAATCAAAG ACTTATATAAGATATACAGTACGGCAGAAACGGCCCAACACAACTAAGAAAGATCTTAAAAGTATTCTCTATAATGGGGGGTGCTCAACATCAAGATACCAG GTAGCGGGAGACTATGCAGATCGATTAAACAAGAAATCTCGAATAAAGGCTGCTCATCATTCTAAGAGAGCTGCTCAAAGAAAGTTGAAAC GGAAGCATCAGAGAGAAAACACGTTCGATGATTGTGATGACGACCCTGCAAAAGCATTTTTTGCTGCTTTCGGAAGAGACGGCTCAAGCTGGAACTTCAGATGCCGGGAGCAGAGATCCGAGTGGACAGAATACTCCAACCAGAGTAACAGTAGATTCAGCGAACATGCAGCTAAAAGCGTGACATACGCTGATCGGAAAATCCTTGGTTTGCCAGAAACTGGTCCTCTGAAAATCGAAGATGTCAAAACTGC ATTTCGGTCGTCTGCTTTGAAGTGGCATCCCGACAGGCATCAACCGTCTTCACGAGTAACTAAATTTTCATCTCCCGTCCGCTTTACTTTTGCTATTTCATCTGTATACGTATTATTATTAGATGATGACAAGGATTCTTGA